Proteins encoded by one window of Haliotis asinina isolate JCU_RB_2024 chromosome 6, JCU_Hal_asi_v2, whole genome shotgun sequence:
- the LOC137286269 gene encoding uncharacterized protein has product MARWAMSFFVGLLALCSLSTLTEAACLTSGSDVIQMCQSGTTSGNILYIDANTTIQGNELCSCTATQSRQGQLEIYTITGSTFSSCSVRVDVFKQMSSQYSNIYSVHCLQDTGYTGSVAANTDVLYNMTGPGTIDACVMMRSSNTGSTITITCSPKIQIATTTTQAPTTPDPTTQAPTTQAPSTQAPTTQAPSTQAPTTQSPSTQAPTTQAPTTLGPTTQAPSTQGPTTQAPSTQAPTTQAPSTQGPTTQARSTQGPTTQAPTTQGPTTQASTTQAPTTQAPTGSTTTLSAPTAGSTEALYDKFPVPEVAGGVAAGIVFIILLIIIVTCCTSRNRSEKSDEEMLRGRESPDTEMTEKQDGEGYAFDNILYHATNSTGKSVTPTVSDADTQDYQATKGLEELYASVNKTITDSTDIM; this is encoded by the exons ATGGCTAGGTGGGCCATGTCCTTCTTTGTGGGTCTTTTGGCTCTGTGCTCGTTATCAACTTTGACTGAAG CCGCCTGTCTGACGAGCGGCTCTGATG TTATCCAGATGTGTCAGAGCGGAACAACATCAGGGAACATCCTCTACATCGACGCCAATACCACCATCCAGGGCAATGAGCTTTGCTCCTGTACTGCCACTCAGTCCAGACAAGGGCAGTTGGAGATATATACTATCACGGGATCAACCTTTAGTAGCTGTTCAGTACGAGTGGATGTGTTTAAACAGATGTCAAGCCAATATTCAAACATTTACAGCGTTCACTGCCTGCAGGATACAGGGTACACCGGCAGTGTAGCAGCAAACACTGATGTCTTGTACAACATGACAGGTCCCGGAACCATCGACGCCTGTGTCATGATGCGCTCTTCTAACACAG GATCAACGATAACAATAACTTGTTCACCAAAGATCCAAATCGCCACAACGACTACTCAAGCCCCTACAACACCTGATCCAACCACACAGGCACCGACAACACAAGCCCCAAGCACACAGGCACCGACAACACAAGCCCCAAGCACACAAGCACCGACAACACAATCCCCAAGCACACAAGCACCGACAACACAAGCCCCAACCACACTGGGGCCGACAACGCAAGCCCCAAGCACACAGGGGCCGACAACGCAAGCCCCAAGCACACAGGCACCGACAACACAAGCCCCAAGCACACAGGGGCCGACAACACAAGCCCGAAGCACACAGGGGCCGACAACACAAGCCCCAACCACACAGGGGCCGACAACACAAGCCTCAACCACACAGGCACCGACAACACAAGCACCGACCGGATCTACAACGACACTATCTGCCCCCACAGCAGGATCAACGGAAGCTCTGTATGACAAGTTCCCAG TGCCTGAGGTTGCTGGTGGAGTGGCTGCTGGCATCGTCTTCATCATTTTGCTGATCATCATAGTCACTTGCTGCACAAGCAG GAATCGGTCAGAAAAGTCTGATGAAGAGATGCTAAGAGGTCGTGAGAGCCCTGACACCGAGATGACCGAGAAACAAGACGGAGAAGGCTATGCCTTCGACAACATCCTCTACCACGCCACGAACAGCACCGGCAAGTCCGTCACCCCGACGGTGAGCGACGCAGACACCCAAGATTATCAGGCGACCAAAGGCCTGGAGGAGCTGTACGCCTCTGTTAACAAAACCATCACTGATTCCACTGACATTATGTGA